From the Salinimicrobium tongyeongense genome, one window contains:
- a CDS encoding PAS domain S-box protein, which translates to MFERVVNNFVLFSSSESLSAEVARLIGRGNILVFSVKEELLKAVHSLNEGSARLVIAEYQEKFDDVYPDLIKNLHIPLILIIGPENEEKALRLLEAGAYEYIFNDRLKRLPLIIDKIKLRNQNAADKSKMAYQSIFENSIDAVLFTVPGGRILAANPSAYRMFQRTSQELSELGLNGIIDDYAVIPKGLLEPKSSEAGFVGEMILKRKDGSSFPADVFSAVSFHETENARTAIVIIRDISRRKTAEEELLLSKKNYEHLFEFNPLPNWIFDLETLEILAVNRAAVNYYGYTKEEFLNFYLSDLRPQEEIPVLTANLQRIKDEKGLLNIGNFIHRKKDGSLITVEVHGYSILFKGRSCRLVTAIDITERERIIQKLEDKSKKLLWAEELAKFGYWQIGVTGNDFFWSDEVYRIWGRKKEDYNLDFEGFLQTIHPDDLETFLQERGAALSGSKDMDFEHRIILPDGSIKWVHEKGKLVKNSRGEPVKLEGSIQDVTDYKDAMLKLKQSESRQRAILKSQTNYLTRIDLKGNYSYVNDKFISDFSWIFPDGVLEGKNAAESVLEYDREKFTGTLKKCLDHPNLVQQIEVDKLQKNGKAKPTLWDFICLTDAKGKPVEFQGVGIDITDRVEAVRSLKETNARYELVSKATSDAIYDWDIQRDRLFWGDAFYVLFGYSPEEFSPSLDSWVNCIHPEERSLMHESLSRTIKGTENHWEAEYRFQNANGKYSFVVEKGFILRDETGKALRMVGAIQDVTERKKLEELLDEASKLSRIGSFEFDFVQDTVYWSPVTKEIHEVAPDFKPDHEKGILFCKEGENQERMKTALKNAVDNNVPYDLEVQILTAKGNECWVRKIGRPTFVDGKCVRINGSVQDISHIKNSELKALKASEEKQTILESIGDAFFTVDNDWVVTYWNQHAEKLLESHKDRILGKNFWEVFPDAVGTKFHTCYYKASKEQNIVDFEEYFERVNKWFDVTAYPSKGGLSVYFRDVTERKESELKIIELNKNLKAYTEELVSANKGLEQYSYIISHNLRAPVANIMGLGELLKEEYPVEVKTRFQEELLANVKRLDVIIKDLNNILQVKVDMSEKKEPVMLQGLVENVKSGIGQVIQKENVQIITNFSEVPSVNSIKTYLHSIFYNLIFNSIKYRRPHVPPVIEITSEEKAGNVILTFKDNGLGIDLSKKGDQIFGLYKRFHHHVEGKGMGLFMVKTQVELLGGKIEVSSEENQGTRFTIEFKPENGIKKLEDEEPEAVYNS; encoded by the coding sequence ATGTTTGAAAGGGTCGTGAATAATTTTGTTCTTTTTTCTTCTTCAGAAAGTCTTTCTGCAGAAGTTGCCCGGCTGATAGGAAGGGGGAATATACTGGTGTTTTCAGTAAAAGAAGAGCTTTTAAAGGCTGTTCATTCCCTAAATGAGGGCAGCGCCAGATTAGTCATTGCCGAATACCAGGAGAAGTTTGATGATGTGTACCCAGATCTTATTAAAAATCTGCACATTCCCCTTATTCTCATTATAGGCCCTGAAAATGAAGAAAAAGCGCTGCGCCTTCTTGAAGCCGGGGCATACGAATACATTTTTAATGACAGGCTAAAGAGACTTCCTCTGATTATAGATAAAATTAAGCTGCGGAATCAAAACGCTGCGGATAAATCCAAAATGGCCTATCAGTCAATTTTTGAGAATAGTATAGATGCAGTCCTTTTTACTGTGCCCGGGGGCAGGATTTTAGCAGCAAATCCTTCAGCCTACAGGATGTTTCAAAGAACATCTCAAGAATTATCAGAGCTTGGCCTTAATGGAATTATAGATGATTATGCTGTAATTCCGAAGGGACTTCTGGAGCCCAAAAGCTCTGAAGCGGGTTTTGTGGGGGAGATGATCCTGAAAAGAAAAGACGGCTCCAGCTTTCCTGCAGATGTATTTTCCGCAGTATCATTCCACGAAACAGAGAATGCCAGAACCGCAATAGTCATCATCCGCGATATTTCGAGAAGAAAGACAGCAGAGGAAGAGTTACTGCTGTCAAAGAAGAATTATGAACATTTGTTTGAATTCAATCCGCTTCCAAACTGGATATTTGATCTTGAAACCCTCGAAATCCTGGCAGTTAACCGGGCCGCAGTGAATTATTATGGCTATACAAAAGAAGAGTTTTTAAACTTCTATCTCAGTGATCTCCGGCCTCAGGAAGAAATTCCGGTTCTTACTGCCAATTTGCAGCGTATAAAGGATGAAAAGGGATTGCTTAATATAGGTAATTTCATTCATAGGAAAAAAGATGGCTCTTTAATTACTGTTGAAGTGCACGGGTACAGTATTCTCTTTAAAGGCAGGAGCTGCCGACTGGTAACCGCTATTGATATCACCGAGAGAGAGAGGATCATACAAAAGCTTGAAGATAAGAGCAAAAAACTTCTTTGGGCCGAAGAATTGGCGAAATTCGGGTACTGGCAGATAGGAGTGACAGGTAATGATTTTTTCTGGAGTGATGAGGTTTACAGGATATGGGGGCGAAAAAAAGAGGATTACAACCTAGATTTTGAAGGTTTCCTGCAAACCATACATCCCGATGATCTCGAGACTTTTCTGCAGGAGCGCGGTGCCGCCCTTTCCGGAAGTAAGGACATGGATTTTGAACACCGGATCATCCTGCCCGATGGTAGTATCAAATGGGTGCATGAAAAAGGAAAACTGGTTAAAAATAGCAGGGGGGAACCTGTAAAGCTGGAAGGCTCCATACAGGACGTGACAGATTATAAAGACGCTATGCTGAAGTTAAAGCAGAGTGAAAGCAGGCAGCGTGCCATTCTCAAGTCCCAGACCAACTACCTCACCAGGATAGATCTTAAAGGGAACTATTCTTATGTGAATGATAAATTTATCAGTGATTTTAGCTGGATCTTCCCCGATGGAGTTTTAGAAGGTAAAAATGCTGCTGAAAGCGTGCTGGAATACGACCGGGAAAAATTTACCGGAACTTTGAAAAAATGCCTAGACCACCCCAATCTGGTTCAGCAGATAGAAGTTGATAAATTGCAGAAGAACGGAAAGGCAAAACCTACTTTGTGGGATTTTATATGCCTTACAGATGCCAAAGGAAAGCCGGTGGAGTTCCAGGGCGTGGGAATTGATATTACAGACAGGGTAGAGGCAGTGCGCTCTCTCAAGGAAACCAATGCCCGTTACGAACTGGTTTCCAAAGCTACTTCTGATGCTATTTACGACTGGGATATTCAAAGGGATCGGCTTTTTTGGGGAGACGCCTTTTATGTCTTGTTTGGTTATTCCCCCGAAGAATTTTCTCCGTCACTGGATTCCTGGGTAAATTGCATACATCCCGAAGAAAGGTCGTTGATGCACGAGAGCCTGTCCCGTACCATTAAAGGCACTGAGAATCATTGGGAAGCCGAGTACAGGTTTCAAAATGCCAACGGGAAATACTCTTTTGTGGTAGAAAAAGGTTTTATTCTTAGGGATGAGACTGGAAAAGCCCTTAGAATGGTTGGGGCGATACAGGATGTGACCGAAAGGAAAAAACTGGAGGAGCTGCTTGATGAAGCTTCCAAACTTTCACGCATAGGGAGTTTTGAATTCGATTTTGTTCAGGACACCGTGTACTGGTCTCCGGTTACCAAAGAGATCCATGAAGTGGCGCCAGATTTTAAACCCGATCATGAAAAAGGGATCCTCTTTTGTAAGGAAGGTGAAAACCAGGAGCGAATGAAAACGGCACTTAAAAACGCTGTAGATAATAATGTGCCTTACGATCTTGAGGTGCAGATTCTCACTGCAAAAGGAAATGAATGCTGGGTGAGAAAGATAGGCCGTCCAACCTTTGTAGATGGTAAATGTGTTAGGATAAACGGAAGCGTGCAGGACATTTCGCATATCAAAAACTCGGAGTTAAAGGCTTTAAAAGCTTCCGAAGAAAAGCAGACCATTCTTGAAAGTATTGGCGATGCGTTCTTTACCGTTGATAATGACTGGGTGGTGACCTACTGGAACCAACATGCCGAAAAATTACTCGAAAGCCATAAAGACCGCATTCTTGGAAAGAACTTTTGGGAAGTTTTTCCCGATGCCGTTGGTACTAAATTCCACACCTGCTATTACAAGGCTTCAAAAGAGCAGAACATTGTTGATTTTGAGGAATATTTTGAGAGGGTGAACAAATGGTTCGATGTGACTGCATATCCTTCTAAGGGCGGACTTTCAGTATATTTCAGGGATGTGACCGAAAGAAAAGAATCGGAGTTGAAGATCATCGAGCTCAACAAAAACCTGAAAGCCTATACCGAAGAACTTGTTTCGGCGAACAAAGGCCTGGAGCAGTATTCTTACATCATTTCCCACAACTTGCGGGCTCCTGTAGCAAACATTATGGGGCTGGGCGAACTCCTCAAAGAAGAGTATCCTGTAGAAGTTAAAACCAGGTTTCAGGAAGAGCTGCTTGCTAACGTCAAACGGCTTGATGTCATTATCAAAGACCTGAACAACATCCTGCAGGTGAAGGTAGATATGAGTGAAAAAAAGGAGCCTGTCATGTTACAGGGGCTGGTTGAAAATGTAAAATCGGGGATTGGCCAGGTAATTCAGAAGGAAAATGTTCAGATAATCACCAATTTTTCTGAAGTGCCTTCCGTAAATTCCATAAAAACCTATCTGCACAGCATTTTTTACAACCTTATCTTTAACAGTATAAAATATCGCAGGCCCCATGTTCCTCCCGTAATAGAGATTACTTCCGAAGAAAAAGCGGGTAATGTGATTCTCACTTTTAAAGATAACGGGTTGGGAATTGACCTTTCAAAAAAGGGGGATCAGATCTTTGGTTTGTACAAACGTTTTCATCACCACGTAGAGGGGAAAGGGATGGGGCTTTTTATGGTGAAGACCCAGGTAGAGCTTTTGGGCGGAAAAATTGAGGTGAGCAGTGAAGAAAACCAGGGAACTCGATTTACAATCGAATTTAAACCGGAGAACGGGATAAAGAAACTAGAAGATGAAGAACCCGAAGCAGTATATAATAGTTGA
- a CDS encoding bifunctional metallophosphatase/5'-nucleotidase has translation MERRKFIKNTAAAGTLAGLGSLSLLSFTPPKKLKHITILHTNDVHSHIEPFARAHAQYPGMGGAARRYTLIKQIRQENPNTLLFDAGDIFQGTPYFNYYGGELEFKLMSKMGYDAATIGNHDFDNGIDGLLAQLPHARFPFVNTNYNFENTVLEGQIKPYRIFLKDGIKIGVFGLGIELKGLVAKKHYKETEYLDPVDTTKTIVKQLKDEEKCELVICLSHLGYEYQGDKISDQKLAATTKDIDLIIGGHTHTFLPKPSVVLNAIGEKVLINQVGWAGVNLGRIDFYLDASGKKNGEGAAIVV, from the coding sequence ATGGAAAGACGCAAGTTTATAAAGAACACAGCCGCTGCCGGAACCCTGGCAGGCCTGGGCAGCCTAAGCCTTTTATCTTTCACACCCCCTAAAAAGCTTAAGCATATCACCATCTTGCACACCAATGACGTGCATAGCCACATAGAACCTTTTGCCCGGGCGCACGCACAATATCCCGGCATGGGTGGTGCTGCCCGCCGGTACACGCTCATAAAGCAAATAAGGCAGGAAAATCCCAATACGCTGTTATTCGATGCGGGAGATATTTTTCAGGGAACGCCTTATTTCAACTACTATGGCGGCGAACTCGAATTTAAGCTGATGAGCAAAATGGGCTATGATGCCGCCACCATTGGCAACCACGACTTTGACAATGGCATTGATGGTTTGCTGGCTCAACTGCCTCACGCCCGGTTCCCTTTTGTGAATACCAATTACAATTTTGAGAATACTGTACTGGAAGGGCAGATCAAACCCTACAGGATCTTTTTAAAAGACGGAATAAAGATTGGCGTGTTTGGACTGGGCATTGAACTTAAAGGCCTGGTGGCAAAAAAGCATTATAAAGAAACAGAATATCTCGACCCGGTAGACACTACCAAAACCATTGTGAAGCAGTTAAAGGACGAGGAAAAATGCGAACTGGTAATTTGCCTTTCCCACCTGGGTTACGAATACCAGGGCGATAAAATAAGTGACCAGAAACTTGCCGCTACCACTAAAGATATAGATTTGATCATTGGCGGGCATACACATACCTTTCTTCCAAAACCATCGGTGGTACTCAATGCAATTGGAGAAAAAGTATTGATCAATCAGGTGGGCTGGGCCGGTGTTAACCTGGGAAGAATCGATTTTTACCTGGATGCTTCAGGAAAAAAGAACGGCGAGGGCGCAGCTATAGTTGTTTAG
- a CDS encoding VOC family protein, translating into MRIEFLKLYTPNVRAQFRFYSEVLRLPVEKLSEEKFRVKAGFSILEFEEDKNATPYHIAFHIPANQEGKALQWLKERVKILPDDGKEIIDFPAWQARSVYFYDEDSNILEFISRRHMYESASEEFSSANIKGISEIGLATSNVEEQFNFLNSEFGLTKVTGDYEHFCATGDDEGLFIIINKEQKDWIPVGDKAYPSPFEIKISLQNAIFGASFKHERLSLL; encoded by the coding sequence ATGAGAATCGAATTTCTGAAGCTTTATACTCCGAATGTCAGGGCGCAGTTTCGCTTTTATAGCGAAGTGTTGAGGCTGCCGGTGGAAAAGCTTTCAGAAGAAAAATTTAGGGTGAAAGCAGGTTTTTCGATCCTCGAATTTGAAGAGGACAAAAATGCAACTCCTTATCATATAGCTTTTCACATTCCGGCGAACCAGGAGGGAAAAGCCCTTCAGTGGCTAAAAGAGCGGGTGAAAATCCTGCCCGATGATGGCAAGGAGATCATTGATTTCCCAGCGTGGCAGGCGAGATCGGTTTATTTTTATGACGAAGATTCGAATATCCTCGAATTTATTTCCCGCCGACATATGTATGAATCTGCTTCCGAAGAATTTTCTTCAGCAAACATCAAAGGGATCAGTGAAATTGGCCTTGCCACCTCAAATGTGGAAGAGCAGTTTAATTTTCTGAATTCTGAATTTGGCCTCACAAAGGTCACCGGAGATTACGAGCATTTTTGTGCCACCGGTGACGACGAAGGGCTTTTCATTATCATAAACAAAGAACAAAAAGACTGGATACCCGTTGGGGACAAAGCCTATCCATCTCCTTTTGAAATAAAAATATCACTCCAAAATGCCATTTTTGGAGCCTCATTTAAGCACGAAAGACTAAGTCTTCTATGA
- a CDS encoding GNAT family N-acetyltransferase produces the protein MSSYVIREIKPEDNEQVKELIRSVLVEMGVPKVGTAYEDAALDDMHAEYNTPKKEYFVVEDKGRIIGGAGIAPLANFEGAVCELQKMYFLPEVRGKGVGTQMMTTCLEFAKKQGFQKCYIETLPYMKQAQKLYMRSGFESLEKPLGDTGHYNCTVWLIKDL, from the coding sequence ATGAGCAGTTATGTAATACGGGAAATTAAACCCGAAGACAATGAGCAGGTTAAAGAGTTAATAAGGAGCGTGCTGGTGGAAATGGGCGTTCCAAAAGTGGGGACAGCTTATGAAGATGCCGCCCTTGATGATATGCATGCCGAATATAATACGCCAAAAAAAGAATATTTTGTTGTTGAAGATAAAGGCAGGATCATTGGAGGCGCGGGGATTGCACCTTTAGCCAACTTTGAAGGAGCTGTTTGTGAGCTTCAGAAAATGTATTTCCTGCCCGAAGTAAGGGGAAAAGGTGTGGGCACCCAAATGATGACTACCTGCCTGGAATTTGCCAAAAAGCAGGGGTTCCAAAAATGCTATATTGAAACCCTGCCTTATATGAAACAGGCGCAGAAGCTTTATATGAGGTCCGGATTTGAGTCTTTGGAAAAACCCTTGGGTGACACGGGACATTACAACTGTACGGTGTGGTTGATAAAGGATCTTTGA
- a CDS encoding response regulator — MKNPKQYIIVDDDRTNNLICEYAVRAYDPGAVVMSFTDPYLALAHLKRELEAQEQVPRVLFVDVNMPVMSGWEFLAELEKLDKGITEKFSINILSSSTEDFNEEREQFPYVHDFLSKPLSKSALEELQP, encoded by the coding sequence ATGAAGAACCCGAAGCAGTATATAATAGTTGATGATGACCGCACCAATAACCTGATATGTGAATATGCGGTTAGGGCTTATGATCCCGGTGCCGTGGTGATGAGTTTTACAGATCCTTACTTGGCCCTAGCACATCTAAAGCGAGAACTGGAGGCTCAAGAGCAGGTGCCAAGGGTATTGTTTGTTGATGTGAACATGCCCGTTATGTCTGGCTGGGAATTTTTGGCAGAACTAGAAAAGCTGGACAAAGGAATCACTGAAAAATTCAGTATCAATATTTTATCTTCTTCTACTGAAGACTTCAATGAAGAGCGGGAACAGTTTCCGTATGTGCATGATTTTCTTTCAAAACCCCTCTCAAAATCGGCCCTGGAAGAGCTGCAGCCATAA
- the ligA gene encoding NAD-dependent DNA ligase LigA — protein MKPEEKIQQLREELHRHNYLYYVLDKPEISDYDFDQKLKELQELEQKHPEFYDENSPTLRVGGAVTKNFATVVHEHRMYSLDNSYSKEDLENWEKRIEKQVDGEVNFTCELKYDGVSISLTYEKGEFKQAVTRGDGIQGDDVTKNVRTIRSVPLRLKGDYPEKFEIRGEIVLPYEGFAQLNAARVEAGEEPYANPRNTASGSLKLQDSAEVARRPLDCLLFSLTGNLPGIKSQYEGLQKAREWGFKIPAEAKLAKNLKEVMEFVNYWDVHRHDLPYETDGVVVKVNSLQQQEELGYTAKAPRWAMAYKFKAEQVSTKLNKISYQVGRTGAITPVANLEPVQLGGTTVKRASLHNADQIEKLDVREGDEVYVEKGGEIIPKIVGVDFTKRDPDSNPTQYITNCPECDTPLVRNEGEAQHYCPNFNGCPPQIIGRIQHFISRKAMDIEGLGGETVALLVNEGLIGNYADLYELKKEQILPLERMAEKSAENLINGIEKSKQIPFERVLFALGIRYVGETVAKKLAKEFKNIDALKKANQQELEKVDEIGQRIAESVVEFFADEENVKNVERLKDYGLQLEISAEKLAGQTNKLEGQTFVVSGVFEMSRNDLKKLIEDNGGKISGSISSKTSYVVAGENMGPSKLAKAESLQIPIIEEKKFLKMIE, from the coding sequence ATGAAACCTGAAGAAAAAATCCAACAGCTGCGGGAAGAACTTCACCGCCACAACTACCTGTATTACGTACTCGATAAGCCGGAAATTTCCGACTATGATTTTGACCAGAAACTGAAAGAATTACAGGAGCTGGAGCAAAAACATCCGGAATTTTATGATGAGAACTCCCCAACTTTAAGAGTTGGTGGGGCTGTGACAAAGAATTTCGCGACCGTGGTGCATGAGCACAGGATGTATTCTCTCGATAATTCTTATTCAAAGGAAGACCTGGAAAACTGGGAGAAAAGAATAGAGAAACAGGTGGATGGAGAGGTGAATTTTACCTGTGAATTGAAGTATGACGGGGTGTCAATTAGCCTTACCTATGAAAAAGGGGAATTTAAGCAGGCCGTGACCCGGGGCGACGGGATTCAGGGCGATGATGTCACTAAGAACGTGCGTACCATAAGGTCTGTTCCTCTTAGACTGAAAGGCGATTATCCCGAAAAGTTTGAAATTCGGGGGGAAATTGTGCTTCCGTACGAAGGTTTTGCGCAGCTCAATGCTGCCCGCGTGGAGGCAGGAGAAGAGCCTTATGCGAACCCGCGGAACACAGCTTCGGGAAGCCTGAAGCTGCAGGACAGTGCCGAAGTTGCCCGCCGGCCATTAGATTGTCTATTGTTCAGCTTAACGGGGAACCTTCCGGGCATAAAATCGCAGTACGAAGGCCTGCAAAAAGCGAGGGAATGGGGCTTTAAAATTCCTGCGGAAGCTAAACTGGCCAAAAACCTGAAAGAGGTGATGGAGTTTGTAAATTACTGGGATGTGCACCGGCACGATTTGCCTTATGAGACCGATGGCGTGGTGGTGAAGGTAAACAGCCTGCAGCAGCAGGAAGAACTGGGATACACCGCAAAAGCCCCGCGTTGGGCCATGGCATATAAATTCAAGGCCGAGCAGGTTTCCACGAAATTGAACAAGATCAGCTACCAGGTAGGCCGCACGGGGGCGATAACTCCGGTGGCAAACCTGGAACCCGTACAACTTGGAGGTACAACGGTAAAAAGAGCTTCTCTTCACAACGCCGATCAAATTGAAAAACTCGACGTTCGGGAAGGGGACGAGGTTTATGTGGAAAAAGGAGGAGAGATCATTCCGAAGATCGTGGGAGTAGATTTCACTAAAAGAGATCCGGATTCCAATCCTACTCAATATATCACCAATTGCCCAGAGTGTGATACACCATTGGTGAGAAATGAAGGCGAGGCACAGCATTATTGTCCTAACTTCAATGGTTGTCCGCCACAGATCATTGGCAGGATTCAGCATTTTATCTCCCGGAAAGCCATGGATATTGAAGGCCTGGGAGGGGAAACGGTGGCACTTCTGGTAAATGAAGGCCTCATTGGAAACTACGCCGATCTCTATGAATTGAAGAAGGAGCAGATATTACCACTGGAACGTATGGCTGAGAAATCGGCTGAAAACCTGATCAATGGCATAGAAAAGTCAAAGCAAATTCCTTTTGAAAGGGTACTTTTTGCTTTGGGAATCCGCTATGTAGGGGAAACTGTAGCCAAAAAACTGGCGAAGGAGTTTAAAAATATTGATGCTTTGAAAAAAGCCAATCAGCAGGAACTGGAAAAAGTTGACGAAATAGGCCAGAGAATTGCCGAGAGTGTGGTGGAGTTCTTTGCAGATGAAGAGAACGTAAAAAATGTGGAACGGCTGAAGGATTACGGTTTGCAGTTAGAAATTTCTGCCGAGAAACTTGCCGGACAAACCAATAAACTGGAAGGCCAGACCTTTGTGGTTTCTGGAGTATTTGAAATGTCACGCAATGACCTGAAGAAGCTTATTGAAGACAATGGCGGAAAAATTTCAGGATCCATTTCATCCAAAACCAGTTATGTGGTCGCAGGTGAAAATATGGGCCCCAGCAAACTTGCAAAGGCTGAAAGTCTTCAGATCCCAATCATTGAGGAGAAGAAATTCCTCAAGATGATCGAATAG
- the ribD gene encoding bifunctional diaminohydroxyphosphoribosylaminopyrimidine deaminase/5-amino-6-(5-phosphoribosylamino)uracil reductase RibD, with protein MKIHEKYINRCIQLAQNGLGRTYPNPVVGSVIVHNEVIIGEGWHQKAGEPHAEVNAVNSVKDKSLLPKSTIYVSLEPCSHYGKTPPCSNLIIDIGIKKVVIGTVDPFSEVAGKGIKKLMDAGCEVRVGVLEQECRELNKRFFTFHTKKRPYVILKWARSSDGFLAPLSAKNAERKPVWITGKYSKQLVHKWRAEEQAIMVGTNTAVADNPQLNTRLWQGNDPVRLVLDKTLRIPADSHLFDGSVKTIVLTEKASEERSSKNVIFESLDFEGDLAQQVCEVLFHHEIQSVIIEGGRQTLQTFIDAGLWDEARIFTGKPHFRAGIKAPEVTGRLISETKVDQDHLKVIFND; from the coding sequence GTGAAGATACATGAAAAATACATAAACCGCTGTATTCAGCTGGCGCAAAACGGGCTTGGAAGGACCTATCCCAACCCTGTGGTGGGCAGTGTTATTGTTCATAATGAGGTGATTATTGGCGAAGGCTGGCACCAAAAAGCCGGGGAACCCCATGCCGAAGTAAATGCCGTGAATTCGGTAAAGGATAAAAGCCTGCTACCAAAATCCACCATATATGTGAGCCTGGAGCCCTGCAGCCACTACGGAAAAACCCCTCCCTGCAGCAACCTGATCATTGACATCGGAATCAAAAAAGTTGTTATTGGTACTGTAGATCCATTTTCGGAAGTTGCCGGCAAGGGAATTAAGAAACTTATGGATGCCGGTTGCGAGGTAAGAGTGGGCGTTCTGGAACAGGAATGCCGCGAACTCAACAAACGCTTTTTTACCTTTCACACAAAAAAACGCCCTTATGTTATTCTGAAATGGGCCCGGAGCAGCGACGGATTTTTAGCGCCCTTATCTGCCAAAAATGCCGAAAGAAAGCCGGTTTGGATCACCGGAAAATATTCAAAACAGCTGGTTCACAAATGGCGCGCCGAAGAACAGGCGATCATGGTGGGCACGAACACTGCCGTAGCCGATAACCCTCAACTCAACACCAGGCTGTGGCAGGGAAATGACCCGGTTAGGCTTGTGCTGGACAAAACTCTGAGAATTCCGGCAGATTCTCATCTTTTTGACGGATCGGTGAAGACCATTGTTCTCACTGAAAAAGCTTCGGAAGAAAGGAGCTCCAAAAATGTCATTTTTGAGAGCCTTGATTTTGAAGGAGACCTGGCGCAACAGGTTTGTGAGGTGCTTTTCCACCACGAAATTCAGTCGGTGATCATTGAAGGCGGCCGGCAAACCCTGCAAACCTTTATTGATGCAGGTTTGTGGGACGAAGCCCGGATTTTCACCGGAAAACCTCATTTTAGAGCAGGAATTAAAGCTCCCGAAGTTACCGGCAGGCTTATTTCTGAAACCAAAGTAGACCAGGACCACTTAAAAGTTATTTTCAATGATTAA
- the prmC gene encoding peptide chain release factor N(5)-glutamine methyltransferase — translation MKITAFKNTFFDTLEGEYPKEEIGSFFNILLQEFTGLTRLDLALDLQRELPEEAEGKLRAALQRLRQHEPLQYITGTTEFFGINFQVNSNVLIPRPETEELVQWVLNDLNASEEIRILDIGTGSGCIAISLAKHLPKAEITAIDISEKALETAKRNADLNKVAVNFIQKDILAAEKLPAKFDVIVSNPPYVRELEKKEMQRNVLEHEPETALYVKDHDPLIFYRKITELAADNLEPGGKLYFEINQYLGKETEALLAEKNFATSLKKDIFGVDRMLRGIKL, via the coding sequence ATGAAAATAACAGCCTTTAAAAATACCTTTTTTGACACCCTGGAAGGAGAGTACCCTAAGGAGGAAATTGGTTCTTTCTTTAATATCCTGCTTCAGGAGTTTACCGGGTTAACCAGGTTGGATCTTGCACTCGATCTGCAGCGGGAACTTCCGGAAGAAGCTGAGGGGAAGCTGAGGGCTGCATTACAAAGGCTTCGGCAGCACGAACCCCTTCAGTATATTACCGGGACAACAGAATTCTTCGGAATAAATTTTCAGGTGAATTCGAACGTGCTGATTCCTAGGCCGGAGACCGAGGAGCTGGTGCAATGGGTGCTCAACGACCTTAATGCTTCCGAAGAAATTAGAATTTTAGACATTGGCACCGGCAGTGGCTGTATTGCGATTTCGCTCGCTAAACATTTACCCAAAGCTGAAATCACAGCCATAGATATTTCTGAAAAAGCCCTTGAAACAGCAAAACGCAATGCCGATTTAAATAAAGTAGCAGTGAACTTCATTCAAAAAGATATTCTTGCGGCTGAAAAGCTGCCTGCAAAGTTTGATGTGATAGTTTCCAATCCGCCTTATGTGCGGGAGCTCGAAAAAAAAGAGATGCAGCGCAATGTGCTCGAGCACGAACCTGAAACAGCACTTTACGTAAAAGACCACGATCCGTTGATCTTCTACCGGAAAATCACAGAGCTGGCAGCCGATAACCTGGAACCGGGCGGAAAACTTTATTTTGAGATCAACCAGTACCTGGGGAAAGAAACGGAAGCACTTTTAGCTGAAAAAAATTTCGCAACCAGCTTAAAAAAGGATATTTTCGGAGTAGACCGCATGCTAAGAGGAATTAAATTATGA